A single region of the Agromyces sp. Leaf222 genome encodes:
- a CDS encoding acyl-CoA dehydrogenase family protein, whose amino-acid sequence MTFEPLASDFYSYESLLTDREKQAIAELRAWLEADVKPIVGDHWERAEFPMQIVKPLAEHGVLSYGWDETKPFENSAVFRGFVAMELARVDASVATFVGVQNGLATGSISVCGSKEQRDEWIPKLASGEVLGAFGLTEPLSGSDSAQGLRTTAKRDGDTWVLNGAKRWIGNATFSDITIIWAKDVDDNQVKGFIVPTTTPGYTATKIQGKISLRAVQNADITLENVVVPESLRLANANSFRDTASVLRLTRAEVAWAAVGTSIGAYEAAVKYAGERVQFGKTIGSHQLIQDLLVKSLGNITASLGMVVRVSEMLDRGEQRDEHSALAKAYTTARMRETVAWAREACGGNGITLEYDVARFFADAEALYSYEGTREMNTLIVGRKITGSAAFV is encoded by the coding sequence ATGACCTTCGAGCCGCTCGCGAGCGACTTCTACTCGTACGAATCCCTCCTCACCGATCGCGAGAAGCAGGCCATCGCCGAGCTCCGCGCATGGCTCGAGGCCGACGTGAAGCCCATCGTCGGCGACCACTGGGAGCGCGCCGAGTTCCCCATGCAGATCGTGAAGCCGCTCGCCGAGCACGGCGTGCTCTCGTACGGCTGGGACGAGACGAAGCCGTTCGAGAACTCCGCCGTGTTCCGCGGGTTCGTGGCCATGGAGCTCGCCCGCGTCGATGCGTCGGTGGCCACGTTCGTCGGCGTGCAGAACGGCCTCGCGACGGGCAGCATCAGCGTCTGCGGCTCGAAGGAGCAGCGCGACGAGTGGATCCCCAAGCTCGCGAGCGGCGAGGTGCTCGGCGCATTCGGCCTCACCGAGCCGCTCTCGGGATCCGACTCGGCGCAGGGCCTCCGCACCACGGCGAAGCGCGACGGCGACACCTGGGTGCTGAACGGCGCGAAGCGCTGGATCGGCAACGCGACCTTCAGCGACATCACGATCATCTGGGCCAAGGACGTCGACGACAACCAGGTCAAGGGCTTCATCGTGCCCACCACGACGCCCGGCTACACGGCCACGAAGATCCAGGGCAAGATCAGCCTCCGCGCCGTGCAGAACGCCGACATCACGCTCGAGAACGTGGTCGTGCCCGAGTCGCTGCGCCTGGCGAACGCGAACTCCTTCCGCGACACCGCGAGCGTGCTGCGCCTGACCCGCGCCGAGGTCGCGTGGGCCGCGGTCGGCACCTCGATCGGCGCCTACGAGGCGGCCGTGAAGTACGCCGGCGAGCGCGTGCAGTTCGGCAAGACCATCGGGTCGCACCAGTTGATCCAGGACCTCCTCGTGAAGAGCCTCGGCAACATCACCGCCTCGCTCGGCATGGTCGTTCGCGTCTCCGAGATGCTCGACCGCGGCGAACAGCGCGACGAGCACTCCGCCCTCGCGAAGGCCTACACGACCGCCCGCATGCGCGAGACCGTCGCCTGGGCCCGCGAGGCCTGCGGCGGCAACGGCATCACGCTCGAGTACGACGTCGCACGTTTCTTCGCCGACGCCGAGGCCCTCTACTCCTACGAGGGCACGCGCGAGATGAACACGCTCATCGTCGGCCGCAAGATCACGGGCAGCGCCGCGTTCGTGTGA
- a CDS encoding glycosyltransferase, protein MSFSMRSLRRGGPTTTDGRFNLRQQVFRVDWIDGNFRYVVFGRPIRHLFTDSKILGGYLQLQEFEAMNGHGARPDRRSSDAAESAGTAGVRPYYVDPASLERLSADDLFAELQQYDVISFDIFDTALVRTVEAPNDVFRIMGARLGIADFLEMRKNAESHLRNVKNQMQGTREVVLSEIYELMADRHGAEPSWERLEEDLEVELSRPNPQVKDVYDRLRHLGKRLVFTSDMYLPLNVLERMLARNGYEGYERLYLSNEYGLRKGDGTLQRVLLDEYTPERSIVHIGDNLDADVVKSEAVGLPAIFNPDVRVFRREPDMDSLAGSFYRAVVNNHLGSGTWSKGLHYTHGFRVGGILALGYVEFLERLAQEKSIDKILFCGRDCDVISRIYTRHYGRVESAYIDTSRYAQLGITLEQNYQEYIHRSFFRWLGDSNNTRTIAQVLTDTGFGYLAPHLESADIEQYLFPAGGDPNIIRRRLEQFFWDHRDLVVEHNRVGVDAAKAYFAQAIGDAKRILVVDIGWTGTSAMTLRKFFADSFPEAGLEVFGALMGSSRSRAATDALSSGFLSAYVHSPLANMDLTRFMMPGGRQPVRKTDLLHMPLEYLFTEPKASTTGYAFDANGNPTATRGNNAPHNVEQILEMQDGMLDFVDVFLEYSAGFAEHRFVSPYVAFNPLRGAIENPQYSHRVYKDFHYDAAPTLFAEDVTYERFGTLFEAAGQIPVTDAPEQPSHDSPEDGAVAGTGLGRILFISPEMIHAGAPRSLLRLCKVADSLGYEPVVWTTKLGPFAEEFETHGFPVHVVDPADVTDSKIKELTAAGVRLVVSNTVATDAYVRRFEGRIPLVWYVREASNLPDFLRSNPERADTLRRSTSICCVSDYAAAAIAEFADGPITVVKNAVEDVSKLALPYEPRRGGRHKFVQLGTIEQRKGYDLFVAAYKAMPEAYRDRSELHFAGGFINSGTSFASYVLGQVEQEEHIHYHGLITGERAKVELMSQMDTVVVASRDESCSLVALEGTMLSKPLIVTENVGAKYVVTPESGRVVASGEIAALRDAYMAMIDVDSQALSDMGETSRRAYDQAASMDAHRRDLADLFSRRIAAGPGRKLPLRAVRRRPTRRMAGGHDRPELIVSLTSFPQRIPLVGTCVDSLLAQTTRADAVILWLSADQFPGRDADLPAELLARVGGAFRIEWVEGNLGPHKKYFYAAQRYPRALIVTVDDDAVYSPHLLRNLVAGHVEQPHAVISDRANLALFRPNGDFRSYDGWAYNAGHLRGALTYQLLPTGVGGVLYPPGAIPAEAFDVPAIVKTSLFADDLWLKVMTTANGYPVWMPKERSGYRLIEEAQESALWRANAFQGHNDAALVRVLDHFEHAFGSRTQLVNRVRGIAASGEFVGPRTADFTRLLTEKSVRRSEAGSPPQGTFVSGRAGDAIDRFEAVN, encoded by the coding sequence GTGTCTTTCTCGATGAGGTCGTTGAGGCGGGGAGGTCCCACCACGACGGACGGACGCTTCAACCTTCGACAGCAGGTCTTCCGAGTCGATTGGATCGACGGCAACTTCCGGTACGTCGTGTTCGGACGGCCGATCAGACATCTCTTCACGGACTCGAAGATCCTCGGCGGATATCTGCAGCTCCAAGAGTTCGAGGCGATGAACGGTCACGGCGCACGTCCTGACCGTCGTTCCTCGGATGCGGCCGAGAGCGCCGGCACGGCCGGCGTCCGGCCGTATTACGTCGACCCCGCAAGCCTGGAACGGTTGTCCGCTGACGACCTGTTCGCAGAACTGCAGCAGTACGACGTCATCTCGTTCGACATCTTCGACACGGCGCTCGTCCGCACTGTGGAGGCACCGAACGACGTCTTCCGGATCATGGGCGCTCGACTCGGAATCGCCGACTTCCTCGAAATGCGGAAGAACGCCGAATCGCACCTGCGGAATGTCAAGAACCAGATGCAGGGCACTCGTGAAGTCGTGCTGAGCGAGATCTACGAGCTCATGGCCGACCGGCATGGCGCCGAGCCAAGCTGGGAGCGTCTCGAAGAGGATCTCGAAGTCGAGTTGTCGAGGCCGAACCCACAGGTGAAGGATGTCTACGACCGACTGCGTCATCTGGGCAAGCGGCTCGTGTTCACGAGCGACATGTACCTGCCGCTGAACGTCCTGGAACGGATGCTCGCTCGCAACGGGTACGAGGGATACGAGCGGCTCTATCTGTCGAACGAGTACGGGCTGCGGAAGGGCGACGGGACTCTGCAACGGGTCCTCCTCGACGAGTACACGCCTGAGCGTTCGATCGTGCACATCGGCGACAACCTCGACGCGGACGTCGTCAAGTCCGAAGCTGTCGGCCTGCCTGCGATCTTCAATCCTGATGTGCGCGTGTTCCGTCGGGAGCCGGACATGGACAGCCTCGCAGGCAGCTTCTATCGAGCGGTGGTCAACAACCACCTCGGCTCAGGAACCTGGTCGAAGGGCCTCCACTACACCCACGGCTTCCGCGTGGGCGGGATCCTGGCGCTCGGATACGTCGAGTTCCTCGAACGACTCGCGCAGGAGAAGTCGATCGACAAGATCCTCTTCTGTGGGCGCGATTGCGACGTCATCTCGCGGATCTATACGCGTCACTACGGCAGGGTCGAAAGCGCGTACATCGATACATCGCGGTACGCGCAACTGGGAATCACCCTGGAGCAGAACTACCAGGAGTACATTCACCGTTCCTTCTTCAGGTGGCTCGGCGACTCCAACAACACGCGAACGATCGCGCAGGTCCTCACCGACACCGGGTTCGGTTACCTCGCTCCGCATCTGGAATCTGCCGACATCGAGCAGTACCTCTTCCCGGCTGGAGGCGACCCGAACATCATCCGACGGCGCCTCGAGCAGTTCTTCTGGGACCATCGCGACCTCGTCGTGGAGCACAACCGTGTGGGCGTCGATGCGGCGAAGGCATACTTCGCTCAGGCCATCGGGGATGCCAAGCGCATTCTGGTCGTGGACATCGGGTGGACGGGTACGTCCGCCATGACCCTGCGCAAGTTCTTCGCCGACTCCTTCCCCGAGGCCGGCTTGGAGGTGTTCGGTGCGCTGATGGGATCGAGCCGGTCGCGGGCCGCAACCGATGCGCTCTCCTCGGGGTTCCTGAGCGCGTACGTGCATTCGCCGCTCGCCAACATGGACCTGACGAGGTTCATGATGCCCGGAGGCCGCCAGCCAGTACGCAAGACCGATCTGCTGCACATGCCGCTGGAGTACCTCTTCACCGAGCCCAAGGCTTCGACGACCGGCTACGCGTTCGACGCGAACGGCAATCCGACCGCGACTCGAGGCAACAACGCCCCGCATAACGTGGAGCAGATCCTCGAGATGCAGGACGGCATGCTCGACTTCGTCGATGTATTCCTCGAGTACTCGGCGGGTTTCGCTGAACACCGGTTTGTCTCGCCATACGTGGCCTTCAATCCGCTGAGAGGTGCGATCGAGAATCCGCAGTACAGCCACCGCGTCTACAAGGACTTCCACTACGACGCGGCGCCGACCCTCTTCGCGGAGGATGTGACGTACGAGCGGTTCGGGACTCTCTTCGAGGCCGCCGGACAGATCCCGGTCACGGACGCACCCGAGCAGCCGTCTCACGACAGCCCTGAGGATGGGGCGGTTGCGGGCACCGGCCTCGGTCGCATCCTCTTCATCTCTCCGGAGATGATCCATGCAGGGGCGCCGCGAAGCCTCCTGCGCCTGTGCAAGGTCGCGGACTCGCTCGGCTACGAGCCGGTCGTATGGACGACGAAACTCGGTCCGTTCGCGGAAGAGTTCGAGACCCACGGGTTCCCGGTGCATGTGGTCGACCCCGCCGATGTGACGGACAGCAAGATCAAAGAACTCACGGCCGCCGGCGTCCGGCTCGTCGTCAGCAATACGGTCGCCACCGACGCGTACGTGCGGCGGTTCGAGGGCAGGATCCCGCTGGTCTGGTACGTCCGCGAAGCCTCCAATCTGCCCGACTTCCTGCGGTCGAACCCAGAGCGTGCCGACACATTGCGGCGGAGCACCAGCATCTGCTGCGTGAGCGATTACGCGGCAGCGGCCATCGCCGAATTCGCGGACGGGCCGATCACCGTCGTGAAGAATGCCGTCGAGGATGTGTCGAAGCTCGCGCTCCCCTACGAGCCCCGGCGCGGCGGGCGGCACAAGTTCGTGCAGCTCGGCACGATCGAGCAGCGCAAGGGCTACGACCTGTTCGTGGCCGCCTACAAGGCCATGCCGGAGGCCTACCGCGACCGCTCAGAGCTGCATTTCGCAGGTGGATTCATCAATTCGGGCACCAGTTTCGCCTCCTACGTTCTCGGTCAGGTGGAGCAGGAGGAGCACATCCATTACCACGGCCTCATCACCGGGGAACGTGCGAAGGTCGAACTGATGTCCCAGATGGATACGGTTGTCGTCGCGTCGCGTGACGAATCGTGCTCCCTCGTTGCGCTCGAAGGCACGATGCTCTCGAAACCGCTGATCGTGACCGAGAATGTGGGCGCCAAGTACGTGGTGACCCCGGAGAGTGGCCGCGTCGTCGCATCCGGTGAGATCGCGGCGCTCCGTGACGCGTACATGGCGATGATCGACGTGGACTCGCAAGCACTGTCGGACATGGGCGAGACGTCGCGCCGCGCCTACGACCAGGCTGCGAGCATGGATGCGCACCGACGTGATCTCGCAGACCTCTTCAGCCGCAGGATCGCTGCGGGCCCGGGCCGGAAACTGCCGCTGAGGGCCGTGCGACGGCGACCCACGCGGCGAATGGCCGGTGGACACGACCGGCCAGAACTGATCGTGTCGCTCACGTCGTTCCCTCAACGGATCCCGCTCGTCGGCACTTGCGTGGATTCCTTGCTGGCGCAGACGACGAGAGCGGATGCCGTCATTCTGTGGCTCTCCGCAGACCAGTTCCCAGGTCGGGACGCGGACCTCCCGGCAGAACTCCTGGCACGGGTCGGGGGTGCGTTCCGTATCGAATGGGTCGAGGGCAACCTGGGACCGCACAAGAAGTACTTCTATGCGGCGCAACGATATCCCCGAGCCCTCATCGTCACGGTGGACGACGACGCCGTCTACAGCCCCCATCTGCTTCGGAACCTCGTCGCGGGCCATGTCGAGCAGCCCCATGCCGTCATCAGCGATCGCGCCAACCTGGCCTTGTTCCGTCCGAACGGCGACTTCCGCTCGTACGACGGGTGGGCTTACAACGCCGGCCACCTCCGCGGCGCCCTCACATATCAGCTCTTGCCGACCGGTGTGGGCGGAGTGCTCTATCCGCCCGGAGCGATCCCCGCCGAGGCGTTCGATGTTCCCGCAATCGTCAAGACCTCGCTCTTCGCCGACGACCTGTGGCTCAAGGTGATGACCACCGCCAACGGGTATCCGGTGTGGATGCCGAAGGAGCGGTCGGGGTACCGGCTCATCGAGGAAGCGCAAGAGTCTGCGCTCTGGCGGGCCAACGCCTTCCAGGGCCACAACGATGCCGCACTGGTGCGCGTCCTCGACCACTTCGAGCACGCGTTCGGCTCCCGAACCCAGCTCGTGAACCGTGTGCGGGGAATCGCAGCGTCGGGAGAGTTCGTCGGACCTCGGACAGCCGACTTCACGAGGCTCCTCACGGAGAAATCCGTTCGACGATCAGAGGCAGGTTCCCCGCCGCAGGGTACATTCGTATCTGGTCGCGCTGGCGACGCGATCGATCGGTTCGAGGCCGTGAACTAG
- a CDS encoding FkbM family methyltransferase, translating to MLSLGPAWDLAVDIGANYGEMLAGSKVTPASRVVAIEPNPIIMPLLARTCAELSFAVELVEKVLSDGEAGGLSFAIDNSWSGTSHIVTGGESVDLDRFQVINVASTTLDALFPAGAGAAVIKIDVEGAEAQVLRGAEHFFASSQRIAVMMEIFHMPVQDLWDLQKSRPFYLWNRAAEKLVALDVRNANELGTLLHSGEYYRQDAVMLAGTGVESFDAELRARFGSTRDAAEKKAADARREADDRARTLADMKAELDERGRAITRLREQLTETEHALVRANAELTEHSHRSAALERDLSESNVRLEMYRRSRAHRLAAWYVKSGRAVRRRLQR from the coding sequence TTGCTCTCGCTCGGCCCCGCCTGGGATCTCGCCGTCGACATCGGCGCGAACTACGGCGAGATGCTCGCCGGCAGCAAGGTGACTCCTGCATCACGCGTCGTGGCGATCGAACCGAATCCGATCATCATGCCGCTATTGGCTCGGACATGCGCTGAGCTCTCGTTCGCGGTCGAGTTGGTCGAGAAGGTCCTCTCCGACGGAGAAGCCGGCGGCCTTTCGTTCGCGATCGACAACTCGTGGTCTGGCACGTCGCACATCGTCACGGGCGGAGAGAGCGTCGATCTCGACCGATTCCAGGTCATAAACGTGGCATCGACGACCCTCGACGCACTTTTCCCTGCTGGCGCGGGTGCCGCTGTCATCAAGATCGATGTTGAGGGAGCGGAGGCGCAGGTGCTCCGTGGCGCCGAGCACTTCTTCGCTTCCTCGCAGCGGATCGCCGTCATGATGGAGATCTTCCACATGCCGGTGCAGGATCTGTGGGACCTTCAGAAGTCGCGCCCCTTCTACCTCTGGAATCGCGCTGCGGAGAAGCTGGTCGCCCTCGACGTGCGGAACGCGAACGAACTCGGTACCTTGCTCCACTCCGGCGAGTACTACCGTCAGGACGCCGTCATGCTGGCCGGCACGGGCGTCGAGTCATTCGACGCCGAGTTGCGTGCCCGCTTCGGCTCCACGCGCGACGCCGCGGAAAAGAAGGCCGCCGACGCTCGTCGTGAAGCTGACGACCGTGCCCGGACCCTCGCGGATATGAAGGCGGAGCTGGACGAGCGCGGCCGGGCGATCACGCGCCTGCGGGAACAGCTCACCGAGACGGAGCACGCACTCGTTCGCGCGAACGCCGAGCTCACCGAGCATTCACACCGCTCCGCGGCACTCGAGCGGGACCTGTCCGAGTCGAACGTTCGGCTCGAGATGTACCGGCGATCGCGAGCCCACCGGTTGGCGGCGTGGTACGTGAAGTCCGGTCGCGCGGTTCGACGACGTCTTCAGCGCTAG
- a CDS encoding class I SAM-dependent methyltransferase: protein MVKFLRRRTSNADRLDQVVASIEALRAELGEVHGRLADIERSIAALPMRELKELRESTLPTVVSSLRRAITRADLNGYEQLIAWTELREHLDPAAPFMPPLRDWAASPDALRVLVRYVDETRPTLVVECGSGSSSVWLGYSVQRVGGRLVALEHDAGYAERSRRLVAEHGLGDVVDVRLAPLEPWRPEPDAPSQPWYAAAALADLDGIGLVFVDGPPAATGPHARYPAVPSLLARCVPGARFVLDDAARDEERELGERWLAENPSLGFERLTAEKGLDVFTVGGGTRR from the coding sequence ATGGTGAAGTTCCTCCGTCGACGCACGTCGAACGCCGACCGCCTCGACCAGGTGGTCGCCTCGATCGAGGCGCTGCGCGCCGAGCTCGGCGAGGTGCACGGCCGCCTCGCCGACATCGAGCGATCCATCGCCGCGCTGCCCATGCGCGAGCTGAAGGAGCTTCGCGAGTCGACGCTGCCGACCGTCGTCTCCTCGCTGCGCCGAGCCATCACGCGCGCCGACCTCAACGGTTACGAACAGCTGATCGCGTGGACCGAACTGCGCGAGCACCTCGACCCGGCCGCACCGTTCATGCCGCCGCTCCGGGACTGGGCTGCCTCGCCCGACGCGCTGCGCGTGCTCGTGCGGTACGTCGACGAGACGCGACCGACGCTCGTCGTCGAATGCGGCAGCGGGTCGTCGTCGGTCTGGCTCGGCTATTCGGTGCAACGCGTGGGCGGACGACTCGTCGCACTCGAGCACGACGCCGGCTACGCCGAGCGCTCGCGGCGGCTCGTCGCCGAGCACGGCCTCGGCGATGTGGTCGACGTGCGCCTCGCCCCACTCGAACCGTGGCGCCCGGAGCCGGATGCGCCGTCGCAGCCCTGGTACGCCGCGGCGGCACTCGCCGACCTCGACGGCATCGGCCTGGTGTTCGTCGACGGCCCTCCGGCCGCGACGGGGCCCCATGCCCGCTATCCCGCCGTCCCGTCGCTGCTGGCCCGCTGCGTGCCCGGCGCGCGATTCGTGCTCGACGATGCGGCCCGCGATGAGGAGCGCGAGCTCGGCGAACGCTGGCTCGCCGAGAATCCGAGCCTCGGCTTCGAGCGCCTGACGGCTGAGAAGGGCCTCGACGTGTTCACCGTCGGCGGGGGCACTCGTCGGTGA
- a CDS encoding acyltransferase family protein yields the protein MTSRPTPPTDAPNRGLRRDIQGLRAFAVIVVVLDHLVHWPRGGFVGVDVFFVISGYLITSHLLRELERSGRLSLSGFYRRRIRRIAPAATVTIAVTVAISLLVLPRTRAVSTAIDGVWAFIFGANWRMMLVGTDYFQLGLPPSPLQHFWSLSVEEQFYFVWPLLTIGVFAWVAWRARTRVASIGGTAANETMPGAARSARPAVLWMFGALVTASFVWACLETVTSPTTAYFSTLTRAWELGAGSLLAAVLMRPVVLPFAARIALGWVGLAGLVASVFVIDAASAFPAPAAAMPVLATIAVIVAGTGTADRRYPFALWPLTNRVSTYLGDISYSLYLWHFPVIVLLAAFLPTDSRRYLVVAIALTAVASVLSYHFIEQPVRRSRWLLGGTAQADPRRRRRTAILVSAGAAAVLVVASLGAARLAAPEPVPPAAEIDSGCFGAAASPASSADCPTPTELTASEVLPSIDALADDTGGGYFCWRTQGGPLESCTFGSEAPDATRVALVGDSHAAAMVPAVREAAASEDWSVDTYLGYGCQWRDQPADSDCDTVADETQALLVDGEYDLVLTTAARWTIDDAPLDSFTSRWNEVAATGAQVVVIAAAPTVPESNFECLARVGANVAECGTDRDEALNPPDRLLEAAAVASDGVSTVDLTDAYCDDARCPAVIGNVIVARDAAGHLSGTYSATLGPLLAERVRAAVDPAP from the coding sequence ATGACGAGCCGACCCACGCCGCCGACCGACGCCCCGAACCGGGGTCTGCGCCGCGACATCCAGGGTCTGCGCGCCTTCGCGGTGATCGTGGTGGTGCTCGACCACCTCGTGCACTGGCCGCGCGGCGGGTTCGTCGGCGTCGACGTGTTCTTCGTCATCTCCGGCTACCTGATCACGTCGCACCTGCTGCGCGAGCTCGAGCGCAGCGGACGCCTGTCGCTCTCGGGCTTCTACCGTCGCCGAATCCGCCGCATCGCCCCGGCGGCCACCGTGACGATCGCGGTCACGGTCGCGATCTCGCTGCTCGTGCTGCCGCGCACGCGCGCCGTGTCGACGGCGATCGACGGCGTCTGGGCCTTCATCTTCGGCGCCAACTGGCGCATGATGCTCGTCGGCACCGACTACTTCCAGCTCGGCCTGCCGCCGTCGCCGCTGCAGCACTTCTGGTCCCTCTCGGTTGAGGAGCAGTTCTACTTCGTCTGGCCACTGCTCACGATCGGCGTCTTCGCGTGGGTCGCGTGGCGGGCGCGCACCAGGGTCGCGAGCATCGGCGGCACCGCTGCCAACGAGACGATGCCCGGCGCCGCACGTTCGGCGCGACCCGCCGTGCTCTGGATGTTCGGGGCACTCGTCACGGCATCGTTCGTCTGGGCCTGCCTCGAGACCGTGACCAGTCCGACCACGGCGTACTTCTCGACGCTGACGCGCGCATGGGAACTCGGCGCGGGTTCGCTGCTCGCGGCCGTGCTCATGCGACCGGTCGTGCTCCCGTTCGCCGCCCGCATCGCGCTCGGCTGGGTCGGACTCGCCGGACTCGTCGCGAGCGTCTTCGTCATCGACGCCGCGTCCGCGTTCCCGGCGCCGGCTGCGGCCATGCCGGTGCTCGCGACGATCGCGGTCATCGTGGCCGGCACGGGTACCGCAGACCGCCGGTACCCGTTCGCGCTCTGGCCGCTCACGAACCGCGTGAGCACGTACCTCGGAGACATCTCGTACTCGCTGTACCTGTGGCACTTCCCCGTGATCGTGCTGCTCGCCGCGTTCCTCCCGACGGACTCGCGCCGATACCTCGTCGTCGCGATCGCCCTCACGGCCGTCGCATCGGTGCTCTCCTATCACTTCATCGAGCAGCCGGTCCGCCGTTCACGCTGGCTCCTGGGCGGCACGGCGCAGGCCGACCCGCGGCGCCGCCGACGTACGGCGATCCTGGTCTCCGCCGGCGCGGCGGCCGTCCTCGTCGTGGCCTCGCTCGGCGCTGCACGGCTCGCGGCGCCGGAACCGGTTCCCCCGGCCGCCGAGATCGACTCCGGATGCTTCGGGGCGGCGGCCTCCCCCGCATCGAGCGCAGACTGCCCGACGCCGACCGAGCTCACGGCGAGCGAGGTGCTGCCGTCGATCGACGCACTCGCCGACGACACCGGCGGGGGCTACTTCTGCTGGCGCACGCAGGGCGGCCCACTCGAGAGCTGCACGTTCGGCTCGGAGGCACCGGATGCCACGCGCGTCGCCCTCGTCGGCGACAGCCACGCGGCCGCGATGGTGCCGGCCGTGCGCGAGGCCGCGGCATCCGAGGACTGGTCGGTCGACACCTACCTCGGATACGGGTGCCAGTGGCGCGACCAGCCCGCCGACAGCGACTGCGACACCGTCGCCGACGAGACGCAGGCGCTGCTCGTCGACGGCGAGTACGACCTCGTGCTCACGACGGCCGCCCGCTGGACCATCGACGATGCACCCCTCGACTCGTTCACGAGCAGGTGGAACGAGGTCGCCGCCACCGGCGCCCAGGTGGTCGTGATCGCCGCGGCGCCGACCGTGCCGGAGTCGAACTTCGAGTGCCTCGCCAGGGTGGGCGCGAACGTGGCCGAATGCGGCACCGATCGCGACGAGGCGCTGAACCCGCCCGACCGCCTGCTCGAAGCCGCGGCCGTCGCCTCGGACGGCGTCTCGACGGTCGACCTCACCGACGCCTACTGCGACGACGCCCGATGCCCGGCCGTCATCGGCAACGTCATCGTCGCGCGTGACGCCGCCGGCCATCTCTCCGGCACGTACTCGGCGACGCTCGGGCCGCTGCTCGCGGAACGGGTCAGGGCGGCCGTCGACCCCGCTCCGTAG
- a CDS encoding acyltransferase, which produces MSTTAEPSDAPSTALRRDGDPADGRRDGSDRDGTALATPPQAASDPRPTGARSTALNLLRVATVATIVMTHNWQEWWSAPWFFTWHTVIFFVLTGYFWKPDRPLRADTVRRARNLLVPYLSWLLIVTLVFQTVHLVKTGSLDVEWLGRAALGGAHAGRPYSTFWFITALFFAAVLMRWLSRVAPALVWIVAGAGVVWCAVDRWSIATIPLSLGLALPAMAFVAIGHLLKTHRHRIRRPMLVGLLLAVPALLLGGFGLIAPINLKYGNLGDPILSLLMGASISCGLILIAESIERYLPMWSARPAALLAAVAMPVILGHTLVLWITEQAGLEPSKLTFALAYAIPLGIGLLVTRTPLRRILL; this is translated from the coding sequence TTGTCGACCACAGCCGAACCGAGCGACGCGCCGTCCACCGCGCTGCGCAGAGACGGCGACCCGGCCGACGGCCGACGAGACGGTTCCGACCGAGACGGCACGGCCCTCGCGACGCCCCCGCAGGCGGCATCCGACCCGAGGCCCACGGGCGCGCGCAGCACCGCACTGAACCTGCTCCGCGTCGCGACGGTCGCGACGATCGTGATGACGCACAACTGGCAGGAGTGGTGGTCGGCCCCCTGGTTCTTCACGTGGCACACTGTGATCTTCTTCGTGCTCACCGGCTACTTCTGGAAGCCCGACCGCCCGCTCCGAGCGGACACCGTTCGTCGGGCACGCAACCTCCTCGTCCCGTACCTCTCGTGGCTGCTCATCGTCACCCTCGTCTTCCAGACGGTGCACCTCGTGAAGACCGGCTCCCTCGACGTCGAGTGGCTCGGCCGCGCCGCCTTGGGCGGCGCTCACGCAGGCCGCCCGTACTCCACGTTCTGGTTCATCACCGCGCTCTTCTTCGCGGCCGTGCTGATGCGCTGGCTCTCACGCGTCGCCCCGGCTCTCGTGTGGATCGTGGCGGGCGCAGGCGTCGTCTGGTGCGCGGTCGACCGCTGGTCCATCGCGACGATCCCGCTCAGCCTGGGTCTCGCCCTTCCGGCGATGGCGTTCGTGGCGATCGGACACCTGTTGAAGACGCACCGTCACCGGATCCGGCGCCCGATGCTCGTCGGGCTCCTGCTGGCGGTGCCGGCGCTCCTCCTCGGCGGATTTGGCCTCATCGCGCCGATCAACCTGAAGTACGGGAACCTCGGCGACCCGATCCTCAGCCTGCTGATGGGCGCCTCGATCTCCTGCGGCCTGATCCTGATCGCCGAGTCGATCGAACGGTACCTGCCGATGTGGTCGGCCCGCCCGGCGGCCCTCCTCGCGGCGGTCGCGATGCCCGTCATCCTCGGGCACACGCTCGTGCTCTGGATCACCGAGCAAGCGGGCCTCGAACCGTCGAAGCTGACCTTCGCCCTGGCCTACGCGATCCCGCTCGGAATCGGGCTGCTCGTGACACGCACGCCGCTGCGTCGCATCCTGCTCTGA